GAAAATCGTCATGGTTATCGTTGATTATGTTATCTAAATCCTGCTTAGAAACTTCTTGAAAAGCTTTGCTAGAATTATATTCAATATTTTGAGTATCTTGCCTTGTGGATTGCATAAATGGAGTATTTATGTTTTGATTAGAAGTTTTGTCTATGATGCTTGAGATTTCTTTAGAAGAGTTGTAGTAAATATTTAAATAATTAGAATAAAAAGAATTAGATATGTTAGTTATTTGCCTACCTTTTCTAAAAATTATAAAAAAATTTAAGAAAAAGTAAGCAAAAAATATACCAGACTTATATCTAGCGGAAGTTTTTATCAGCAATCTTATAAAATTTTGTTGAGTTTCCAAAGAGACTTATATCCCTTCCGGTCTTGGTGGAAGTATTAAAAGCAGCAATATATGTTCCCCTAGAATCAACAGCCAAAGTTAATACCTCATTATTATATAATTTACCACTCAACCATTTGTATTCATTTTCAACATTTCTTTTATCAGAGGTCGAAAGCCCTTGATAGACATCTTTTTGAGCTTCAATAAAATAATATTGTGTCCCGTATGAAGAAGAGCCAAGATAAACAAATCCCCCCACAATCTCACTCATCTCTTGATTATTAAGCGTTTTAACACCTAGAGAATTTTCATTAGATTTTCCATTAGTGGCCACAGAAATTAAATCAATAGCAAAAGCATTGCTTAAAAGACCAACAATTATAGATAAAGCTAGTAATAACTTTTTCATTAACAAATCCTTTAAAAAATTTTCAACATCACTATACTAATTTTCTATTTAGTTTTTTTATTATATTCCTTGTTTTACCAAAATTTATTGACAGATTGGATATTTTTGCGTGAATCAGTAACACACAATCTAAAATTTAGTGGGTGCAGAATCAGGGGAACATAGAATAATCCATTCTGTATTTACAACATCACTAAGACAATATTACTTGATTTTTCTCTTTCTTTTTTATCCAATAACTATAAAGCATTTTAATTCCAATAGTTAGGAAAATCCCCTCCATTAATGCTGCTAGAATTAGCGCGTAATATTCTTCTGTGCTAATTGCACCAAACTGCATTCCAAGCTGTGCTGTGGCAACTAAGAAAGTTAAAGGCATCGCGTGGCTAAAGGCAAAGAGAGCGGTTTTAATATAGCTTTTAAAGTATTTGCTATACGCTATAAATGTCGCAATTAAACGTAAAGAAACCATAATAGCGATAATACTTAGCGTTAAAGAAAGTAAATGCAAGTTTTTTAGCATTAAATTTAAATCCAGCGTAGAGCCAACATAAATAAAAAATAGTGGGATAAAAAAGCCAAAGCCAAACTCATTTAACTTTTCTGCCAAACCTTTTTGATGATGAAAATAAGTTGCTAAAATCATTCCAGCCAAAAATGCTCCAAGCACGCTTTCTAACCCTAAAATTTGCGTGATTCCAATTAAAATAAAAAACAACATTGCGCTAAAGCGAATGTCTTGATTTTTGCTAGATTCTTTAGGGATTAAGAAAAATTTAAACGCCGGAAACCACCAAAATAACACATCAGCAATCTTAAACACTCCAACAATCACACTTAAAAATAAAAACAACACGAGTA
The Helicobacter winghamensis ATCC BAA-430 DNA segment above includes these coding regions:
- a CDS encoding cation:proton antiporter translates to MENIITFGIIAILIVVAPFLSSLTRLPLVAVEIVLGALAFHFGLFSHSESLEFVAHIGFLFLMFLCGLEVDLKTFTKLGKGFLKSAFFYFLVLYGMAFLYVVNTNLSEFYIAALPVMSLGMIMAMLKEYPKNTPWLQLALNVGILGELISIVALVVLNGAYSHGLTWELYKTLLVLFLFLSVIVGVFKIADVLFWWFPAFKFFLIPKESSKNQDIRFSAMLFFILIGITQILGLESVLGAFLAGMILATYFHHQKGLAEKLNEFGFGFFIPLFFIYVGSTLDLNLMLKNLHLLSLTLSIIAIMVSLRLIATFIAYSKYFKSYIKTALFAFSHAMPLTFLVATAQLGMQFGAISTEEYYALILAALMEGIFLTIGIKMLYSYWIKKKEKNQVILS